In the Chroococcidiopsis sp. SAG 2025 genome, one interval contains:
- a CDS encoding GerMN domain-containing protein encodes MVKQQQNRRIPVSGLVAGIAAVAVTAGGGAAWWHWQSNQKPTRPIAPPISGIQEAPKPQTPPVAQQQVEVFWLKGSGVRQQLIATTATTTADIKKQPTAALKTAFDNLLSGPKDGSVSTTIPKGTTLRDLKVEKDGIHVNLSEDFTAGGGSTAMTGRVAQVIYTATSLDPNAKVWIEVEGEPLEVLGGEGLELEQPLTRQSLGENFTL; translated from the coding sequence ATGGTTAAACAACAACAAAATCGCCGAATTCCAGTTAGCGGCTTAGTTGCAGGAATTGCGGCAGTAGCAGTGACAGCAGGAGGCGGCGCAGCTTGGTGGCACTGGCAATCGAACCAAAAACCAACTCGACCAATTGCGCCACCAATTAGTGGGATTCAAGAAGCGCCAAAGCCACAAACTCCACCAGTCGCACAACAACAGGTAGAAGTCTTTTGGCTCAAGGGAAGTGGAGTACGACAGCAGCTGATTGCGACTACAGCCACCACAACGGCTGACATTAAAAAACAGCCTACGGCTGCTCTAAAAACTGCTTTTGATAACTTACTCTCTGGTCCAAAAGATGGATCTGTCAGTACTACCATTCCCAAAGGAACAACACTGCGGGATCTAAAGGTGGAGAAAGATGGAATTCACGTCAATTTATCAGAAGATTTCACCGCTGGCGGCGGTAGTACTGCTATGACAGGGCGAGTAGCACAGGTGATTTACACGGCAACAAGTCTCGATCCAAATGCTAAAGTCTGGATTGAGGTGGAAGGAGAGCCGCTGGAAGTTTTGGGCGGCGAAGGCTTAGAGCTAGAGCAACCTTTGACGCGCCAAAGTTTAGGAGAAAACTTTACACTTTAG
- the accB gene encoding acetyl-CoA carboxylase biotin carboxyl carrier protein, whose product MTNDIEEGFAVSLDLNEIRQLLLALDRTEIEELTLKTQEFELTVRKGTGIQSTAPASAVAGESSNLTATELHFDSAKMPAGMDSVSRRVDSTAVNSTTVSMAASAPIEQKFAEIPSPMVGTFYRAPAPGEAPFVEVGDRIRSGQTVCIIEAMKLMNEIEAEVSGQVMEILVQNGEPVEYGQPLMRINPD is encoded by the coding sequence ATGACAAATGACATTGAAGAGGGATTTGCTGTGTCACTGGATTTAAATGAAATACGTCAACTATTGTTGGCGTTAGATCGAACTGAAATTGAGGAACTCACCCTAAAAACTCAGGAATTTGAACTGACAGTACGTAAGGGTACGGGTATTCAAAGTACTGCACCTGCATCTGCCGTAGCAGGAGAAAGCAGTAACCTAACTGCAACGGAATTACACTTCGACTCTGCTAAAATGCCTGCTGGCATGGATTCAGTTTCTCGCCGAGTTGATTCTACTGCCGTCAATTCCACCACAGTCTCGATGGCTGCGTCAGCTCCCATAGAACAAAAGTTTGCGGAAATTCCCTCTCCTATGGTAGGAACTTTTTACCGCGCTCCTGCCCCAGGCGAAGCGCCATTTGTAGAAGTTGGCGATCGCATTAGATCCGGTCAAACTGTCTGTATTATCGAGGCGATGAAGCTGATGAATGAAATTGAAGCCGAAGTATCTGGACAAGTCATGGAAATTTTGGTGCAAAATGGCGAACCAGTGGAATACGGACAGCCACTGATGCGCATAAACCCCGATTAA
- the scpB gene encoding SMC-Scp complex subunit ScpB encodes MEAILYLKGKPLSVAEIAEYAQCDRPTVEEGLIELIEDYARRDSALEVVETPTGYSLQLRSGFQDLVHRLIPLELGVGALRTLAAIALHSPIAQNQLVELRGSSAYQHVQELVEQGFVRKRRQSDSRSSLLQLTEKFHQYFQIEQLPQLLGQGHPVKERQSKYQQLELGDDLEDS; translated from the coding sequence ATCGAAGCAATTCTTTACTTAAAAGGCAAACCGCTATCAGTCGCAGAAATTGCCGAATACGCCCAGTGCGATCGCCCTACGGTTGAAGAAGGACTGATCGAACTGATTGAAGATTACGCCCGTCGTGACAGCGCCTTAGAGGTCGTCGAAACACCTACAGGCTATAGCCTGCAATTGCGCTCTGGTTTTCAGGACTTGGTACACAGGTTAATTCCTCTCGAACTCGGAGTGGGGGCTTTACGCACGTTAGCAGCGATCGCCCTTCACAGCCCAATTGCTCAAAATCAACTCGTCGAGCTGCGCGGCTCTAGTGCTTACCAACACGTTCAAGAATTGGTAGAACAAGGATTCGTCCGCAAACGCCGCCAGTCAGATTCTCGCTCCTCCCTACTCCAATTAACCGAAAAATTTCATCAATACTTCCAAATCGAGCAACTACCACAACTTCTGGGGCAAGGACATCCGGTTAAAGAGCGGCAATCTAAATATCAGCAGCTAGAGCTGGGTGACGATCTGGAAGATAGCTGA
- a CDS encoding DUF760 domain-containing protein — protein sequence MTFNPDFLSDREETQANSLLKYLQQQSPEILARVAKSVSPDIQQIISQNVQGLVGMLPSEQFNVKIVTDRENLAGILASAMMTGYFLRQMEQRMQLENLADAATSPQEPNGGD from the coding sequence ATGACCTTTAATCCTGACTTTTTGAGCGATCGCGAAGAAACTCAAGCTAACTCATTGTTGAAATATCTCCAGCAGCAATCGCCGGAAATTCTAGCCCGCGTTGCTAAGTCTGTCAGCCCAGACATTCAACAAATCATCTCCCAAAACGTCCAAGGGCTGGTAGGAATGTTACCTTCAGAGCAATTCAACGTGAAAATCGTGACCGATCGCGAGAATCTAGCAGGAATTTTAGCATCAGCCATGATGACAGGCTATTTTCTGCGGCAAATGGAACAAAGAATGCAGCTAGAAAATTTAGCTGATGCCGCTACCTCGCCTCAAGAGCCTAATGGTGGAGATTAA
- the efp gene encoding elongation factor P has protein sequence MISSNDFRPGVSIVLDGSVWRVVEFLHVKPGKGSAFVRTKLKNVQSGSVVERTFRAGETVPQANLEKSTMQHTYKDGDDFVFMEMETYEEARLTAAQIGDRVKYLKDGMEVNVVRWDEQVLEVELPNSVVLEIVQTDPGVRGDTATGGTKPAVVETGATIMVPLFITQGERIRIDTRNDTYLGRGE, from the coding sequence ATGATTTCTAGTAATGACTTTCGACCAGGCGTAAGTATTGTCCTAGATGGATCTGTTTGGCGGGTGGTGGAATTCCTTCATGTAAAGCCAGGGAAAGGCTCGGCTTTTGTGCGGACAAAGTTAAAAAACGTCCAGTCTGGTAGCGTAGTGGAACGAACCTTCCGTGCTGGTGAAACAGTTCCCCAAGCCAATCTAGAAAAGAGTACGATGCAACATACCTATAAAGACGGCGATGATTTCGTCTTTATGGAGATGGAAACCTACGAGGAAGCGCGATTGACGGCTGCACAAATTGGCGATCGCGTCAAGTATCTCAAAGATGGCATGGAAGTGAATGTCGTCCGCTGGGACGAACAAGTGTTGGAAGTAGAATTGCCGAATTCTGTCGTGCTAGAAATCGTGCAAACCGATCCTGGCGTGCGGGGTGATACGGCTACAGGTGGTACTAAGCCCGCTGTTGTTGAGACTGGTGCTACTATCATGGTTCCTTTATTTATTACTCAAGGGGAACGCATTCGGATCGATACCCGTAACGATACTTATCTCGGTCGGGGAGAATGA
- a CDS encoding peptidylprolyl isomerase, with protein MTKFCQRWLKNISIAIMPIAFCWSLSIAVWTPTSYAALPAGNAITDGRALLRYALPIDNQPVRQLQASLEDIANQLRANRRWGAIANDLKGASRAISNPEKILSSVPAERQPQAEKIIAQIKDGIPKLQEATDKKDKENIWVERANILNLVSELEELMVKEFPYEVPAQYSNLPQLKGRATIAFKTNKGDITVVVDGYSAPVTAGNFVDLVQRGFYNGLEFIRAEDSYVLQTGDPPGKDQGFIDPNTGKYRAVPLEILVKGDSEPTYGVTLEQAGRYTDEPVLPFSAYGAVAMARPEFEPDGGSSQFFFFLFEPELTPAGRNLLDGRYSVFGYVTEGKEVLEKLKAGDKIESAKVIQGADKLVQPQVA; from the coding sequence ATGACAAAATTTTGCCAACGCTGGCTAAAAAATATTTCGATCGCAATAATGCCGATCGCGTTTTGTTGGAGTCTGAGTATAGCAGTCTGGACTCCTACCTCCTACGCAGCACTACCAGCAGGAAATGCCATCACTGATGGTAGAGCTTTGTTGCGTTATGCCCTGCCCATTGACAACCAACCCGTCAGGCAACTGCAAGCAAGTTTAGAAGATATTGCCAATCAACTGCGAGCCAACCGCCGTTGGGGTGCGATCGCTAACGACCTCAAAGGCGCTTCTAGGGCAATCTCTAATCCTGAAAAAATTCTGAGTAGCGTTCCCGCAGAACGCCAGCCTCAAGCAGAAAAGATAATTGCTCAAATTAAAGATGGCATTCCCAAACTTCAAGAAGCAACAGATAAGAAAGATAAAGAAAATATCTGGGTCGAACGCGCTAACATACTCAATTTAGTTAGCGAGTTAGAAGAGTTGATGGTCAAAGAATTTCCCTATGAAGTTCCCGCTCAATACTCTAACTTGCCTCAACTCAAAGGACGGGCAACGATCGCATTTAAAACCAATAAAGGTGACATTACTGTGGTTGTAGACGGCTACAGCGCCCCCGTCACCGCAGGTAATTTTGTCGATCTGGTTCAACGGGGCTTCTACAACGGATTAGAATTCATCCGTGCTGAAGATTCCTACGTTTTGCAAACAGGCGATCCCCCTGGGAAAGACCAAGGTTTTATCGACCCCAACACGGGTAAGTACCGTGCCGTTCCTTTAGAAATTCTGGTCAAAGGCGATTCGGAACCTACATACGGCGTAACATTAGAACAAGCCGGTCGTTACACTGACGAACCAGTATTGCCCTTTTCTGCCTACGGTGCAGTTGCAATGGCAAGACCGGAATTTGAGCCTGATGGTGGTTCTTCCCAATTTTTCTTCTTCTTGTTTGAGCCAGAACTAACTCCAGCCGGACGTAACTTACTAGACGGGCGCTACTCTGTATTTGGTTATGTTACCGAGGGTAAAGAAGTCCTAGAAAAGCTGAAAGCGGGTGACAAAATCGAATCAGCTAAAGTCATCCAGGGTGCAGACAAATTAGTTCAACCCCAAGTAGCATAA
- a CDS encoding response regulator transcription factor → MARILVIDDDPAISELVAVNLEMAGYDVSQAEDGIKGQALALQLQPDLIMLDLMLPRVDGFTVCQRLRRDERTAEIPVLMLTALSQTQDKVEGFNAGADDYLTKPFEVEEMLARVRALLRRTDRIPQAAKHSEILNYGPLTLVPERFEAIWFTETVKLTHLEFELLHCLLQRHGQTVSPSDILKEVWGYDPDDDIETIRVHIRHLRTKLEPDPRHPRYIKTVYGAGYCLELPSVEQLEEVAVAHGSSHE, encoded by the coding sequence ATGGCACGAATACTTGTAATTGATGACGATCCAGCAATCTCCGAATTGGTTGCCGTGAACTTAGAAATGGCTGGCTATGATGTCAGTCAAGCAGAAGACGGAATTAAGGGACAGGCTCTCGCACTCCAGTTGCAGCCAGACTTAATTATGCTCGATCTGATGCTACCTAGAGTAGACGGCTTTACAGTTTGCCAGCGTTTGCGGCGCGACGAACGGACGGCTGAAATTCCCGTACTCATGCTCACAGCCCTAAGCCAAACCCAAGATAAGGTTGAAGGCTTCAATGCAGGTGCAGACGACTATTTGACGAAACCGTTTGAAGTTGAAGAAATGCTGGCTCGCGTCCGTGCCTTACTTCGGCGTACCGATCGCATTCCTCAAGCAGCCAAGCATAGCGAGATCCTCAACTACGGTCCTCTAACTCTGGTTCCAGAGCGTTTTGAAGCTATCTGGTTTACTGAAACTGTCAAATTGACTCACCTAGAATTTGAGTTACTCCACTGCTTGCTTCAGCGTCACGGACAGACTGTTTCGCCTAGCGACATTCTCAAGGAAGTCTGGGGATACGATCCTGACGATGACATTGAAACTATTCGCGTCCACATTCGCCACCTCCGAACCAAGCTAGAACCAGATCCACGCCACCCTCGCTATATCAAAACTGTTTATGGTGCGGGCTACTGCTTGGAACTACCTAGCGTAGAGCAACTAGAGGAAGTGGCTGTAGCTCACGGGAGCAGTCACGAATAA
- the chlP gene encoding geranylgeranyl reductase: MTLRVAVVGSGPAGSSAAEVLAKAGIETYLIERKLDNAKPCGGAIPLCMVSEFDLPPEIIDRQVRRMKMISPSNREVDINLVNEDEYIGMCRREVLDGFLRNRAAQLGAILINATVHKLDFPTNSKEPYTIHYVDHSEGGTQGVAKTLKVDLVIGADGANSRIAKEMDAGDYNFAIAFQERIRLPQDKMAYYQDMAEMYVGNDVSTDFYAWVFPKYDHVAVGTGTMQVNKASIKQLQAGIRARAARKLAGGQIIKVEAHPIPEHPRPRRVVGRIALIGDAAGYVTKSSGEGIYFAAKSGRMCAETIVEFSQAGSRIPTEDDLKVYLKRWDRKYGITYKVLDILQTVFYRSDATREAFVEMCADLDVQKLTFDSYLYKTVVPANPITQLKITAKTIGSLIRGNALAP, encoded by the coding sequence TTGACTCTACGGGTTGCTGTCGTTGGTTCGGGTCCAGCAGGTTCATCCGCCGCAGAAGTCCTAGCCAAAGCTGGCATCGAGACTTACCTAATTGAACGCAAGCTGGATAATGCCAAGCCTTGTGGCGGTGCGATTCCTCTATGCATGGTGAGCGAGTTTGACCTCCCACCAGAAATTATTGACCGTCAGGTACGACGGATGAAGATGATTTCCCCCTCTAACCGCGAGGTGGATATCAATTTGGTTAATGAAGACGAATATATTGGAATGTGTCGCCGCGAAGTGCTGGATGGATTCCTGCGTAATCGGGCGGCGCAGTTGGGCGCAATTTTAATTAATGCCACAGTTCATAAACTTGATTTTCCGACAAATAGTAAAGAACCCTATACCATCCATTATGTAGACCACTCAGAAGGTGGGACGCAAGGTGTTGCCAAAACTCTGAAGGTGGATTTGGTGATTGGCGCTGATGGGGCAAATTCTCGGATTGCTAAAGAAATGGACGCGGGGGACTACAACTTCGCGATCGCATTTCAAGAGCGCATCCGGCTGCCTCAGGATAAAATGGCGTATTACCAAGATATGGCGGAAATGTACGTTGGTAACGACGTTTCTACCGATTTCTACGCTTGGGTATTTCCTAAATACGACCACGTAGCCGTAGGTACGGGGACGATGCAGGTCAACAAAGCCAGCATCAAGCAGCTACAAGCTGGTATTCGCGCTCGTGCGGCGAGAAAGTTGGCTGGGGGTCAAATCATTAAAGTTGAGGCGCACCCCATCCCCGAACATCCCCGTCCCCGTCGCGTCGTGGGCAGAATTGCTCTAATTGGCGATGCTGCTGGTTACGTCACGAAATCATCAGGTGAAGGAATTTACTTTGCGGCTAAGTCTGGGCGGATGTGCGCCGAAACGATTGTGGAGTTTTCCCAAGCTGGTAGCCGCATTCCTACAGAAGATGACCTCAAGGTTTATCTCAAGCGTTGGGATCGGAAGTACGGCATAACGTACAAGGTGTTAGACATTTTGCAAACTGTTTTCTACCGTTCCGATGCAACTCGCGAGGCATTCGTGGAGATGTGCGCCGATTTAGACGTACAAAAGCTAACGTTCGATAGCTATCTCTACAAAACTGTGGTTCCAGCTAATCCCATCACTCAGTTGAAGATTACTGCTAAAACGATTGGTAGTCTAATTCGGGGTAATGCTTTAGCTCCTTAA
- a CDS encoding DUF2993 domain-containing protein translates to MEFFTILLSGILGLVTPAGLVVDRTAENAVRSQLQHAEQLEVRVDNAPSYQLIQGKVEKVRLAGRGLRLKQQNIRIAALELETDPVDVDPRSLGKQKLKLRRSLHAGVHLLLEQSDLNQALPTLIAQIQEFVIPELGGDRAESSSNYKFVNPRLELLANNRLRFQVQLAAENDDEPLAIVAESGLAVKGGRQIQLVQPTVAVDREAVAQNIVDEIAMNLSQELDFRRLEVYGLQVRILQLKVAAQKLDLVTFVRVDPSSSLLQNPSLQNSKL, encoded by the coding sequence ATGGAATTTTTTACGATTCTTCTGTCTGGCATACTTGGTCTAGTGACTCCAGCAGGGTTAGTTGTAGATCGAACGGCAGAAAATGCTGTTCGCTCTCAATTACAGCACGCAGAGCAGCTAGAAGTGCGAGTAGACAATGCACCTAGTTACCAACTTATACAAGGAAAGGTGGAAAAGGTACGCTTGGCTGGGCGAGGATTAAGACTAAAGCAGCAGAATATTCGTATTGCTGCTTTAGAACTAGAAACCGATCCAGTTGATGTCGATCCGCGCAGTCTAGGAAAGCAAAAGCTCAAATTACGGCGATCGCTCCATGCAGGAGTGCATTTGCTGCTAGAGCAATCAGACCTCAACCAAGCTTTACCTACCTTGATTGCGCAAATCCAGGAATTTGTGATTCCAGAGTTGGGGGGCGATCGCGCTGAGTCTAGCTCTAACTATAAGTTTGTCAATCCACGACTAGAACTATTAGCCAACAATCGCTTGCGCTTTCAAGTCCAACTAGCCGCAGAGAATGACGACGAACCACTAGCAATTGTCGCTGAGTCAGGATTGGCAGTAAAAGGAGGGCGACAAATTCAACTCGTTCAACCAACAGTTGCAGTCGATCGGGAAGCAGTCGCTCAGAATATCGTAGACGAAATCGCCATGAATCTCAGCCAAGAACTCGATTTCCGTCGCCTGGAAGTGTACGGACTGCAAGTGAGAATCTTACAATTAAAAGTAGCAGCCCAAAAATTAGATCTGGTGACTTTTGTGCGCGTCGATCCGTCTTCCTCTTTGTTGCAGAATCCTTCATTGCAGAATTCTAAGTTATAG
- a CDS encoding ArsR/SmtB family transcription factor, translating to MKLTKPVPPEVMQQVAEYFSLLSEPMRLRLLSLLRDGEKCVQELVDATQTSQANVSKHLKIMWQAGILSRRSEGTSAYYRVEDDMIFQLWNLVCHRLATRVEHQARQFRVLNGNGKR from the coding sequence ATGAAATTAACCAAGCCTGTACCTCCAGAGGTTATGCAACAAGTAGCAGAGTATTTCAGCTTGTTAAGCGAACCAATGCGCCTACGGCTGCTCAGCCTGTTACGCGATGGTGAAAAGTGCGTTCAAGAATTGGTGGATGCAACTCAGACTAGCCAAGCCAACGTTTCCAAACATTTAAAAATCATGTGGCAGGCAGGCATTCTCAGTCGCCGTAGTGAAGGCACTTCCGCCTACTACCGCGTTGAGGATGACATGATCTTCCAATTATGGAATCTTGTCTGTCATCGACTTGCTACCCGAGTCGAACATCAAGCCCGCCAATTTCGGGTACTCAATGGCAATGGAAAACGTTGA